A single window of Eleginops maclovinus isolate JMC-PN-2008 ecotype Puerto Natales chromosome 19, JC_Emac_rtc_rv5, whole genome shotgun sequence DNA harbors:
- the LOC134881498 gene encoding keratin, type I cytoskeletal 10-like isoform X2: MDDQGRRRGVRARGGRGVRARGGRGVRARGGRGVFVRGGRGAGQGGRGAGQGGRGAGQGGRGAGQGGRGAGQGGRGAGQGGRGAGQGGRGAGQGGRGAGQGGRGAGQGGRGAGQGGRGEGGRARQRIFITDEMRATVIDHVIVHGMTMTEAGQRVQPNLSRFSVATIIRAFREHNRVERLPYAGGRASRFTPAQEVVIVDMVRENNVLRLREIRERIIGDNMNFPNIDDVSLTTIDRVLKRQRVRMKQAYRVPFERNSDRIKHLRHQYVQRIFELESMARPHEFIFVDEAGFNLTKRRRRGRNIIGQRAIVDVPGQRGGNITLCAAMSSRGLLHRHAELGAYNTERLLTFLGELREVLHDHDHPNDQQNPGPADLPIYVIFWDNKSSSHHGGGRSMTANRTPERTFSGLWTWPVMMWLWRRSKAGCGMPGHSSHDVWLWTILPVTWMRYCGPTQSDDVMPPNDCSVNILCQFTCTT, translated from the exons ATGGATGatcaaggaagaagaagaggagttcgtgccagaggagggagaggagttcgtgccagaggagggagaggagttcgtgccagaggagggagaggagtttttgtcagaggagggagaggagcaggccaaggagggagaggagcaggtcaaggaggtagaggagcgggccaaggagggagaggagcaggtcaaggaggtagaggagcgggccaaggagggagaggagcaggtcaaggaggtagaggagcgggccaaggagggagaggagcaggtcaaggaggtagaggagcgggccaaggagggagaggagcaggtcaaggaggtagaggagcaggccaaggagggagaggagaaggagggcgAGCAAGACAACGCATCTTCATCACAGATGAAATGAGAGCAACGGTCATTGACCACGTCATTGTCCACGGCATGACAATGACCGAAGCTGGACAACGAGTCCAACCAAACCTAAGCCGATTCTCAGTGGCCACCATTATTCGGGCCTTCAGAGAACACAACAG AGTTGAAAGATTGCCATATGCAGGTGGGAGGGCTTCCAGATTCACACCAGCCCAAGAGGTCGTCATTGTGGATATGGTTCGGGAGAACAATGTGCTGAGACTACGGGAGATACGGGAGAGGATCATTGGTGACAATATGAACTTTCCGAACattgacgatgttagcctgacaACCATAGACAGAGTCCTCAAGCGCCAGAGAGTACGCATGAAGCAGGCCTATAGGGTACCCTTTGAGCGCAACTCTGACAGAATAAAGCACCTCCGTCACCAGTATGTGCAA AGGATCTTCGAGTTGGAGTCCATGGCCAGACCCCATGAATTTATATTTGTGGATGAGGCTGGCTTCAACCTcacaaaaaggaggaggagaggccgTAACATCATAGGACAGAGAGCTATCGTTGATGTGCCCGGCCAACGTGGAGGAAACATCACCCTCTGCGCTGCCATGAGTTCTAGAGGGCTTCTCCACCGGCATGCTGAACTTGGTGCCTACAACACTGAGCGTCTCCTCACCTTCCTAGGAGAGCTCAGAGAAGTTTTGCATGACCATGACCACCCGAACGACCAGCAGAATCCTGGGCCGGCTGATCTTCCCATATATGTCATCTTCTGGGACAAT AAGAGTTCTTCTCATCATGGCGGTGGAAGGTCTATGACCGCCAACCGTACACCAGAGAGAACCTTCTCAGGGCTATGGACCTGGCCTGTGATGATGTGGCTGTGGAGGCGTTCCAAGGCTGGGTGCGGCATGCCAGGGCATTCTTCCCACGATGTTTGGCTATGGACAATATTGCCTGTGACGTGGATGAGGTACTGTGGCCCGACCCAGTCCGACGACGTGATGCCGCCCAATGATTGCAGTGTCAACATACTGTGTCAATTTACATGTACAACGTAG
- the LOC134881498 gene encoding keratin, type I cytoskeletal 10-like isoform X1 → MDDQGRRRGVRARGGRGVRARGGRGVRARGGRGVFVRGGRGAGQGGRGAGQGGRGAGQGGRGAGQGGRGAGQGGRGAGQGGRGAGQGGRGAGQGGRGAGQGGRGAGQGGRGAGQGGRGEGGRARQRIFITDEMRATVIDHVIVHGMTMTEAGQRVQPNLSRFSVATIIRAFREHNRVERLPYAGGRASRFTPAQEVVIVDMVRENNVLRLREIRERIIGDNMNFPNIDDVSLTTIDRVLKRQRVRMKQAYRVPFERNSDRIKHLRHQYVQRIFELESMARPHEFIFVDEAGFNLTKRRRRGRNIIGQRAIVDVPGQRGGNITLCAAMSSRGLLHRHAELGAYNTERLLTFLGELREVLHDHDHPNDQQNPGPADLPIYVIFWDNVSFHRSIQVREWFNINQQFINVCLPPYSPFLNPIEEFFSSWRWKVYDRQPYTRENLLRAMDLACDDVAVEAFQGWVRHARAFFPRCLAMDNIACDVDEVLWPDPVRRRDAAQ, encoded by the exons ATGGATGatcaaggaagaagaagaggagttcgtgccagaggagggagaggagttcgtgccagaggagggagaggagttcgtgccagaggagggagaggagtttttgtcagaggagggagaggagcaggccaaggagggagaggagcaggtcaaggaggtagaggagcgggccaaggagggagaggagcaggtcaaggaggtagaggagcgggccaaggagggagaggagcaggtcaaggaggtagaggagcgggccaaggagggagaggagcaggtcaaggaggtagaggagcgggccaaggagggagaggagcaggtcaaggaggtagaggagcaggccaaggagggagaggagaaggagggcgAGCAAGACAACGCATCTTCATCACAGATGAAATGAGAGCAACGGTCATTGACCACGTCATTGTCCACGGCATGACAATGACCGAAGCTGGACAACGAGTCCAACCAAACCTAAGCCGATTCTCAGTGGCCACCATTATTCGGGCCTTCAGAGAACACAACAG AGTTGAAAGATTGCCATATGCAGGTGGGAGGGCTTCCAGATTCACACCAGCCCAAGAGGTCGTCATTGTGGATATGGTTCGGGAGAACAATGTGCTGAGACTACGGGAGATACGGGAGAGGATCATTGGTGACAATATGAACTTTCCGAACattgacgatgttagcctgacaACCATAGACAGAGTCCTCAAGCGCCAGAGAGTACGCATGAAGCAGGCCTATAGGGTACCCTTTGAGCGCAACTCTGACAGAATAAAGCACCTCCGTCACCAGTATGTGCAA AGGATCTTCGAGTTGGAGTCCATGGCCAGACCCCATGAATTTATATTTGTGGATGAGGCTGGCTTCAACCTcacaaaaaggaggaggagaggccgTAACATCATAGGACAGAGAGCTATCGTTGATGTGCCCGGCCAACGTGGAGGAAACATCACCCTCTGCGCTGCCATGAGTTCTAGAGGGCTTCTCCACCGGCATGCTGAACTTGGTGCCTACAACACTGAGCGTCTCCTCACCTTCCTAGGAGAGCTCAGAGAAGTTTTGCATGACCATGACCACCCGAACGACCAGCAGAATCCTGGGCCGGCTGATCTTCCCATATATGTCATCTTCTGGGACAATGTTAGTTTCCATCGCAGCATCCAGGTCAGAGAGTGGTTTAACATCAACCAGcaatttattaatgtgtgtctgcCACCCTACTCTCCATTCCTAAACCCAATAGAAGAGTTCTTCTCATCATGGCGGTGGAAGGTCTATGACCGCCAACCGTACACCAGAGAGAACCTTCTCAGGGCTATGGACCTGGCCTGTGATGATGTGGCTGTGGAGGCGTTCCAAGGCTGGGTGCGGCATGCCAGGGCATTCTTCCCACGATGTTTGGCTATGGACAATATTGCCTGTGACGTGGATGAGGTACTGTGGCCCGACCCAGTCCGACGACGTGATGCCGCCCAATGA